The DNA region ATATCGGCACTTTCCAAATTAAATGCAGAGGATAAAAAAAGTAGTATAGATAAAGTGATAAGAACCACGCAAGATAAAATAGTCAATAAAGCAACATACCTCTTGTACAAAAACTTATTATCGGTCATGCACTTTCACCTCGATGACTTTACCGTTTTGGCTATTTACATTCATTATACTATTCATTATACCATTATGAACTGCCCAAGTAAGTCGCATTCTGTACTGGCTTGGCGCTTGATACCCGCCATAAGGTATTGCTTCTATAGTCCATATAGAATTTAAATCTATATATGATTGGCTTGATATGTGAATATTAAACATCACCTCTCTATCTATAGCACTACTAGCCCATTCGTATAAGTATACACGTTCTCTGCATCCCTGATGACATCGGAGCGTAATCAGAGTGGGCGCTTCTGTAAACATGCTAATACTATAAGTATAAGTCACTGGTGTCGAAGATATAGGTCTTGTAAGCACAAATTTTGTCCAATCTTTATGACTACCTGCGTATAAAACCAGGTTCTTTGTTTTTACTGTGTCCATAGCTAACGTACTGGCCTGGCTAAAATTATTGTCCGGTTCATACTGATCATGGTATTCACATGTATGACAAATAAGAGGTAAGTATGCTAGCCAAGGCTTAGCTTCAGTTGGTAATGAAAACCATACGTTATCTATATCATGAGCATATCCCATCAAATCATAATATGTAAGTTGCATGATCAAACGAAGCGGATATCCATTTGGATGAGTAAGCAACAAAGATGGAACTTGTATTTGATCTGAAATATAAGTGCTACCTGTAATAATGATTGTGGGCGTATTCTTCCAGTTGCCAATAGGCGGATATAGCATAGATACATTTTGCGGCCTATACCATACCTGAACTGGGATTGCAGTACTGAATGGATAATCGATATGAATAGTAATTGGTGCAGTTGTGTTATACCTGACAAAAGGTTGCTGAATTACTGCCGATAAAGTTAATACTTTGCGTGGATCTATCCCTTGAATATGCCACGGTTCTCCTCCCTCTGCATCTGTGTAATATATACAACCCAAATCGCTGCACAGACGTATCGTCCATGTTACAAGCTCACCTCCTCCAATAGTGCGAATTGCAGATAGCGTATGAGGTGAAGAGTGCTGACATATATTGCGATAGCAAAGCCGAGTATGATGGATAAAGGTGCCATGTGAGGCAGTCATTATCCAGGATAAATTTAGTGATCCGGACGGCACATTTTGCCAATTAATCGGAGACAACCGAGAGATATATGGATATGGAGGGTTCGGTGTAGGTAAACCGGATAGCGCCTTGCCGAAATAAACGGAATGCGATGGTTGGACTGCAGTTAAAACAACTGATTCAGGAGTCGTAGCTGAAAATCCATGTGGTGTCTGTGAAGAAACTGTATAAACACCATGTGGAAGACATCCAAAATGATAAGCAAAATTAGTTCTATTTTGCAAACCATTACTTGTTGTTACTAATACGGATAATGGTAAAGGCTTATCAAAACCATAGACAAATACGCCGTTATTGAGCGTATCTGAATATACGATGCCGCCGATTGCAGAATATCCGCTAGGACAGCTGTGGAAAATTGGTATATCTAAGCGTATCCCGTGGCTGTGATCCGATAGCCATAATGGCATCGGCATTGGAATCAAAGTTTGCTCAGGCCCTGATAAATTTACCATTATTGTGAAATAATTCCCATGAGACAAAGGAAGCAGTAAAGCGTAATACCCGTCATTTCCGCTGGTAGTTGTAATAATATTTCCGATCGGATCCGTTACTGTAATTATGCGCGATAACGGCATATCTGTGGTGGCGTCATAGATCCACTCACCTGGGTTTATTTGTCCATCTTGATCCGCATAGACAAAACCGTAAATCCATTTGAAACCGGATGGGGGTGTTGTGCAATGGATAAGACCTTGGCAAGTAGCGAACCCAAAATGATGTGTATTAGAATTTGAGCTATTGATTGTGAAGCTAATAGGATTTTGTGTTGTCGGCCAGCCGAAGCCAGAAGGAATTGGTGAACTTATTATCACAGTAGTCGAGACAGGTGCAGTTAAAATATATCCGCCGTAAAGATTGGTTGTATATATTTGATTACCCCAAATAGTATGACCTATGAGGGGGGTATCTACTGGTGGATTGTAGTATCCATCAGCGTTTAGGTCTGCAAATGCTGTACCTCTTATGATTCCATAACTAGTAGATGTCGAAAGCGCGTAGAACAATAATTCATAGACATGTCCTGATCTAATCTCATCAAGCAGAATATGAGGACGATCAACGACAATGTATTCATCAGTCAAATATGAGATATAAATCAGAGCACTTTTCTTTTCATTTTCATCCAAAAATTCTACGTAAAACTCTGCCCATCCATCTTCATCAGTAATCCTAGTTTGTGCAGGTGATATCATAGAAACTGGTACACCAGTAATAACAGTATGAGTGTCTAAGGCTAAAACCTTTGCCTTAATCAGTGCATAATGTGAGTTGTTTATGTTACTATGTATACTTGGAGCTTGAGCGACTAGCGTACTACCTGAGTAAAGCAATGCGTTATGATAATGCATAATATGCGGTGAATTTGTTATTCCCATCGTCCAAGTAATATAAACGGTCTCTGATGGAATAATTTGGCCTGTCCAGATTAATTCTTTAGTAGAAAATTGATAGCTTAAAATATCCTTTGATGCAGCATGTTGGCCGGGTAGATAATGAGCATGAGTTGCCAGTGGTGATCTTAACACTAAGACAGGCGAGGTAATTAATCCGGTATTCGTAATTCTTATGAAATAGGTAATCGCACTGGTGGATATCTTCGCTTCTTTATGTAAGATTAGGCCGTAATTACCCTTTATGATGGTATGGGCAAATGCATTTAGTGCTGTTGAACTTCCTATGTGTGTGGCGGTAATATAATTGAAGACTTCGGTAGGTGTGCCAGGTGCTTTAGCAGTGATCACAAATGAAATAACTTGATTAGGAGATAAGTGACCGGTCCAAGTTGCACTATTTGAAAGAATATTTAACCCTCCAGTTGCAGATAAAAATGTAATACTCGAAGGAGCTACGTCGCTAATTGTTATACCTGGCACGTTGAATCCTGAATTATTTTTGATTGTGATAACGTAACTGTAAACATCATTTACGTTCACCTGAGACGGGATGGACTGCTTGATGAGCTGCACAGAATTTAATGGCGATAAAACATTAAGGTACGCACAACGTTGTGTTACTTGATGTCCATCATCTATGTCCGCACAGTTAGTGAGTATCCCGTGACCAGATGTGATAGTGGCATTCAACGTCATTACTCGTCTGCTATGGGGTGGTACTTCTGCGGTTGCTGTCAGTGTCCCGGAAGAAAATAAATATGAAATACCAGCTTCTGCGTTTATCGTATTCAATAACATTGTAGGAGGGATGACATCCGTGATTCGCACAAATGTAGTTATTCCGATGTGATTACTCAAAACGATAGTAAACGTCACGGGTGAACCAATCAATGTGGTTGTAGGGGTCACAGTTTTTACGCTTGATGATAGATTGGGTATTATAAAATTCGCAGATGCGTTTAACTCGAATTCTGGGACACTATTATTTTCAGAAACGATCAGAGCATCTATATTTACACTCGTAGCAGTATTTGTAGTTGCCGTGAATACTAAGATCTGTTGTTGGTTTGTTTCTAAGGGTATACCTAACCATGCAATTCCACCCGGGGGCATTACAATGGAGCCGCCAGTTGCAGATATACCAAGCAAGGATAGATAGGATGGTATGGGGATCTGCACGAATGTTGTCACTGGTGATGTCCCCGTATTGGAAAGTGTGAGTGTCCATTTTACGCCACGACCTACGATCTGATGAAGAGGTGTGGCCGAGAATGTACTATTTTGCAACGCGGGTGCACTTTTAATAGTAACTCCATCTGAGAACACTGGCTCAGAACCTTTACCATCTGTGTATACTGCGATGACTTCAGCAAAATATCGTTCATCG from Candidatus Methylacidiphilales bacterium includes:
- a CDS encoding DUF11 domain-containing protein, with amino-acid sequence MAVQPAAPKIPANFNNFKLTKKWVYPNAFSNFPRAYIYEDDVYKSVILATQDRIIRYDINTGDVLWRSPILKPITEIANIGRCWDNGDPVIAAVSVQNNTLDVFFIGIHNGKIEARYNYKSPHVTEIRSVFVTDFDGDNHCEIYQGSVYASEYPIVEFNPDRTLNSHVVNFNRLIVGPPLRASVSGTPHLVFALSSDAVHPSGIALLPLSNLSATPNIYNISGLYGPPIIAVIKVSSTHDAIALSPVAKPSPFLLYVINLAPLSHTLIHSLPVTGEIVGASLSLGTPDLNADGIGDILVTFKDSAGTLYTGLYATNGSPTWAQVIPDADMSNAALNRLCPDHVVMEFIRVHGSAPYYLLWPGRPGLLFFCADTRRGAYHLSGSSLIQVMPFNANEYIDVLHDYATPTQSASLFPIRVSGQTNPVIALTKVISTGKQAVIYEIGYHGSFVFTQTKTITINHHLAAFSGRYHTLIDGNRVVDAITDEEWQHYEKTLAYNAPIYAVNSLYNRVISDAFVLHPFGFISVTHANLLNSPQKYYYHIGGQPYFSISDLNADGRLEYLATEHNPHHSGLSLLHLVNLSPTSSSLLIYPYSSTYGLNVIPLAHIKGNRLVVGFPNAYSNFTLSPDALNMFAFSSSGSLLWRSRIGANTILYSPLHDWSGDGIPDLIRIGLPHPYFAVLNGLTGSDIFTSGHPNVLFSYNTDFIVDPYPGANKNRIIQVYRRDAPTVSAIDFNIANIQTAFTATVSRYDHDIRNYDLAVGDLFFNSAAGHLGEIIVPSEFGFILYRIDQDSSPEGIRIVRDIAFDIGYALLIENGYCIYSYPERPNIIRRSDADHIRQIPGCAAIGGFRPVVQSVIISTTNNNKIIVSAGANGLIYVFRVNATIPKTIDLLYSYPLFSALARIAIADLDRDGIAEIYALTQNGDLFGLHFVDRFDYPSPRNFKDGIGLSDIDIQSSRLCYQASWQRPLTSKSISHYNLMLRDAYGAPMLNQYKMITDTFATSYEVEICYPDILGYLINDERYFAEVIAVYTDGKGSEPVFSDGVTIKSAPALQNSTFSATPLHQIVGRGVKWTLTLSNTGTSPVTTFVQIPIPSYLSLLGISATGGSIVMPPGGIAWLGIPLETNQQQILVFTATTNTATSVNIDALIVSENNSVPEFELNASANFIIPNLSSSVKTVTPTTTLIGSPVTFTIVLSNHIGITTFVRITDVIPPTMLLNTINAEAGISYLFSSGTLTATAEVPPHSRRVMTLNATITSGHGILTNCADIDDGHQVTQRCAYLNVLSPLNSVQLIKQSIPSQVNVNDVYSYVITIKNNSGFNVPGITISDVAPSSITFLSATGGLNILSNSATWTGHLSPNQVISFVITAKAPGTPTEVFNYITATHIGSSTALNAFAHTIIKGNYGLILHKEAKISTSAITYFIRITNTGLITSPVLVLRSPLATHAHYLPGQHAASKDILSYQFSTKELIWTGQIIPSETVYITWTMGITNSPHIMHYHNALLYSGSTLVAQAPSIHSNINNSHYALIKAKVLALDTHTVITGVPVSMISPAQTRITDEDGWAEFYVEFLDENEKKSALIYISYLTDEYIVVDRPHILLDEIRSGHVYELLFYALSTSTSYGIIRGTAFADLNADGYYNPPVDTPLIGHTIWGNQIYTTNLYGGYILTAPVSTTVIISSPIPSGFGWPTTQNPISFTINSSNSNTHHFGFATCQGLIHCTTPPSGFKWIYGFVYADQDGQINPGEWIYDATTDMPLSRIITVTDPIGNIITTTSGNDGYYALLLPLSHGNYFTIMVNLSGPEQTLIPMPMPLWLSDHSHGIRLDIPIFHSCPSGYSAIGGIVYSDTLNNGVFVYGFDKPLPLSVLVTTSNGLQNRTNFAYHFGCLPHGVYTVSSQTPHGFSATTPESVVLTAVQPSHSVYFGKALSGLPTPNPPYPYISRLSPINWQNVPSGSLNLSWIMTASHGTFIHHTRLCYRNICQHSSPHTLSAIRTIGGGELVTWTIRLCSDLGCIYYTDAEGGEPWHIQGIDPRKVLTLSAVIQQPFVRYNTTAPITIHIDYPFSTAIPVQVWYRPQNVSMLYPPIGNWKNTPTIIITGSTYISDQIQVPSLLLTHPNGYPLRLIMQLTYYDLMGYAHDIDNVWFSLPTEAKPWLAYLPLICHTCEYHDQYEPDNNFSQASTLAMDTVKTKNLVLYAGSHKDWTKFVLTRPISSTPVTYTYSISMFTEAPTLITLRCHQGCRERVYLYEWASSAIDREVMFNIHISSQSYIDLNSIWTIEAIPYGGYQAPSQYRMRLTWAVHNGIMNSIMNVNSQNGKVIEVKVHDR